CAGTAGTAGTTGCCACCCCATGGAAAATTTCAGAAAGGTTAATCAGAGTTCCTCCGAAAGCTTCAGCGATAGCCTGCTGTCCAAGACATACCCCAAGGATACTTTTTGAAGGAGCATATTCTTTAATAAGGTCTAATAAAATACCCGCTTCTTCAGGAATTCCGGGACCGGGAGAAAGGATGATTTTGTCATATTTTCCAATCTCTTCAAGAGTAATTTTATCATTTCTTACCACATCCACTTTCTGATTCAGAATTCTTTCGATAATCTGGACAAGGTTATACGTAAAGCTGTCATAGTTGTCAAAAACGAGAACTTTAAGCTGTGACTGTTGGGAGTTTATATTGTTGTTCATTGCTTTTTTTGTTAGAGAGTTGCGGGTTGTTTTTGGTTGCGGGTTGCAGGTTGATAGTTGGTGGGTTTATTTTATTTCTCAACTATTTTTTCTGCTTTTTCTACAGCTTTTTTCAGGGCGTTCAGTTTGTTATTGACTTCCTGCAGTTCACTTTCAGGGACAGATTTTGCTACAAGTCCGGCACCCGCCTGATAAAATAAAGTGTTGTTTTTGCTTAAAAAAGTTCTGATCATAATGGCCTGGTTACAGGTTCCGTTCAATCCGATAATTCCTATACATCCTCCATAATATCCGCGGGAATCTTTTTCGTATTGATTGATCAGCTGAAGTGCTTTATGCTTCGGTGCACCGCTCAGTGTTCCTTGTGGAAAAGTGGCGGAAACCATTTCCAGAGGATTAATATTGTCTTCAACATCGGCAGTTACTTCACTTACCATATGAATAACGTGAGAGAATAACTGGATTTCCTTAAGTTTAGTTACCGTTACATTTTTTCCAAGCTTTCCAAGATCATTTCTTGCCAGATCAACCAGCATGGTATGTTCTGCATTTTCTTTGGGGTCAGCTTTTAAAACTTCAATTGCTTGAAGATCAGTTTCAAGGTTTCCTGTTCTTTTGGAAGTTCCCGCAATCGGGTGAATGATCGCTTTGTTATTTTTGATAATTAATTGGCTTTCAGGGCTTGATCCGAATAATTTGTAATTTCCGTAATCAAAATAGAATAGGTAAGGAGAAGGATTGATGTTTCTCAAAGCACGGTATACATTAAACTCATCACCTTTGAACTTCTGCTCAAATCTTCTGCTTAGAACAAGCTGAAAGACATCTCCGCGCATACAGTGTTTCTGGGCTGTTTTTACCAGTTCAAGATAATCTTCATCGGTAATATTAGAGGTTTCCTCACTTGTTTTCTCGAAAGGATAAACCGGAGTATTCTGATTTTTAATAAGGTTTTCCAAAAGATGAAGTTCAGATTTTACCCCATCAATGAAGTTTTCAATCATATGCATTTCATCATTGAAATGATTAATAGCAATTACATATTGATATAATCTGTATCTCATCACAGGAATTTCTACTTCCTTGCTCTGCGGTTTAAGATTGATATTTTCAAAAAACTGTACCGCTTCAAAACTTGTGTAGCCAAAAAGACTCTGAGCTGTTTGTTCTATAGGATCATTCGTTTCTTCACATTTAAAAATTTTACGGAAATTCTCAAATATATCTGTAATCTTCTGGTCATTAATTAATTGCTTT
The nucleotide sequence above comes from Chryseobacterium sp. 7. Encoded proteins:
- a CDS encoding anthranilate synthase component II produces the protein MNNNINSQQSQLKVLVFDNYDSFTYNLVQIIERILNQKVDVVRNDKITLEEIGKYDKIILSPGPGIPEEAGILLDLIKEYAPSKSILGVCLGQQAIAEAFGGTLINLSEIFHGVATTTEIVKENTKIFKDLNSGLEVGRYHSWAVNPEGFPEELEITAVDKDGMIMALQHKTYDVHGVQFHPESILTPEGEVIIKNFLLS
- a CDS encoding anthranilate synthase component I family protein translates to MFTNTITIKTVSKKTLGDLHTPMNIYLKIRDKFRDTILLESSDSKSIDNNFSFIAVNAIAGIEVKNLDEYEIKLPASAPVKQLINDQKITDIFENFRKIFKCEETNDPIEQTAQSLFGYTSFEAVQFFENINLKPQSKEVEIPVMRYRLYQYVIAINHFNDEMHMIENFIDGVKSELHLLENLIKNQNTPVYPFEKTSEETSNITDEDYLELVKTAQKHCMRGDVFQLVLSRRFEQKFKGDEFNVYRALRNINPSPYLFYFDYGNYKLFGSSPESQLIIKNNKAIIHPIAGTSKRTGNLETDLQAIEVLKADPKENAEHTMLVDLARNDLGKLGKNVTVTKLKEIQLFSHVIHMVSEVTADVEDNINPLEMVSATFPQGTLSGAPKHKALQLINQYEKDSRGYYGGCIGIIGLNGTCNQAIMIRTFLSKNNTLFYQAGAGLVAKSVPESELQEVNNKLNALKKAVEKAEKIVEK